CTGCACCGGGGCATTGACCAGTTTCTCGATCAAATTGTGGCGGCTGGTGTTGCTGGTTTGGTTGTGCCTGATTTACCTTTGGAAGAAGCCGCAGGACTATTAAAACCAGCAAGTGAAAAGGGTATAGATTTAACTTTATTGATTGCCCCTACCAGTTCATCCGAAAGAATAGAAGCGATCGCTAATTCATCCCAAGGATTCATCTATTTGGTCAGTGTAACAGGCGTAACAGGGGTGCGATCGCAACTAGAAACCCGTGTATCTGATTTATTACAACAAATCCGCCATGTAACAGATAAACCTATTGGTGTCGGTTTTGGTATTTCCCAGCCAGAACAAGCTACTCAGGTCAAACAATGGGGCGCAGATGCAGCTATTGTGGGTAGTGCCTTTGTTCAACGTTTAGCCGAGGGAACACCAGAACAGGGACT
Above is a genomic segment from Nostoc sp. MS1 containing:
- the trpA gene encoding tryptophan synthase subunit alpha; its protein translation is MSVIADRFQTLRRNQECALIPFITAGDPNLETTAAALKILDSNGADFIELGLPYSDPLADGPVIQAAATRALQNGTKLENVLEMLRATTPSLQAPIILFAYYNPILHRGIDQFLDQIVAAGVAGLVVPDLPLEEAAGLLKPASEKGIDLTLLIAPTSSSERIEAIANSSQGFIYLVSVTGVTGVRSQLETRVSDLLQQIRHVTDKPIGVGFGISQPEQATQVKQWGADAAIVGSAFVQRLAEGTPEQGLSAIAGFCQSLKAAIKTS